A window of Streptomyces broussonetiae genomic DNA:
AGCCCCCGTCGACGCCCGAGGCGCGCTTGGTGCCGTCGGGGCCGGTGTCGACGGTGTCGGTCCAGTCCGGCGCCGGGTCACCCGTCTCGAACGAGGATGCGAACTCCCGGGCGGCGGCCGGAGCCTTGGCGGGCAGGGCGACCGCGGAGCCCTGTCCGCCGACGGCCATGACAAAGGCGGCCGTGAGGACGGCCGCCGGACCCCATCTGTGACGAGTTCTCCGCTGCATCTACGGATTCCCCTCCTGCGCCCGCACCGGACAACGTTGTCAACTTCCCGGGCGCAGGAACCAGTAGGTCGTCAAGTGGCGCATGATGTCAAGGGTGTTGGGTGTGGCATTCAGGGGCTTATGTCGCGAAATCTTCTGTCGAGCCGCCCGCAGGGCGCTCACATTTCCTCGAGGTCTCAACTCGGAAAAGACCCATCGGGAACCCTGCTTTCGATCTTGCTCAGGCAGCCGAAAGTGGACTATACCTGTCGGCACTTCCAGCACAACCCTGCACCACCCAGCTTGACCCGACAGCGGTGCCGGGGAGGATCCGGTTCACCGCCTGAGTCCTGGAGAAGGCGAGGACTTGAGCATGGGATCCACCTCGAACAACAGTGCCGAAGGCGTCGGCCGTCGTGATCTGATCAAGCGGTCCGCCGCGCTCGGCCTGGTCGCGGCCCCGGGCATGGGCCTGCTGTCCGCCTGTGCGAGCAGTGGCGGAGGCGGCCAGAAGAAGGACAAGGCGGGGAAGAAGACCGCCAAGAACCCGCTCGGCGTCAACGACACCGCCAAGATGGAATTCGTCCTCTTCGACGGCGGTTTCGGCCAGGAGTACGCCCAGGACGCGGTGAAGATCTATCAGAAGGACTTCCCCAAGGCCACGGTGAAGTTCTCCGCCACCCAGAAGATCCAGTCCACCCTGCAGCCCCGCTTCAACCAGGGCAACCCGCCGGACCTCATCGACAACTCCGGTGCCGAGCAGATGGACATGGGCGTGCTCGTCGGCAAGAACCAGTTGACCGACCTCACTCCGCTGCTGGACGCGCCGTCGTACGACGACCCCGGCAAGAAGGTCCGCGACACCCTGCGCCCCGGCATCGTGGAGATGGGCCAGTTCGACGGCAACCCGGTATGGATCATGTACTACGCCTACACGGTGTACGGCGTCTGGTACTCGCAAAAGGCCCTGGACTCGCTCGACGCCGAATACCCCAAGACGTGGGACGAGATGCTCGCGGTCTGCGAGAAGGCCAAGAAGAAGGGCATGGCGGGCTGGACGTACGCGGGCAAGTACCCGTACTACCTCCCCTTCTCGCTCTACCCGATGATCGGCAAGGTCGGTGGCCGTGAGGTGCTCGACGCCATCGACAACCTGGAGCCGAACGCCTGGAAGCACCCGGCCGTCAAGGCCTGTTTCGAGGCGTACTACGAGCTGTACAAGAAGGGCTACGTCCTCAAGGGCACCCCGGGCCTGGACCACATCCAGTCCCAGACCGCCTGGGCCAAGGGCGAGGCGCTGTTCATCCCGAACGGCTCCTGGGTGGAGAACGAGTCGGCCAACGTCATCCCCAAGGACTTCAATCTCGCCGTGTCCGCGCCGTCCGGCATCGACGCTTCCGACAAGCTGCCCTTCGGCACCATCTGGGCCTCCGGCGGCGAGCCCTTCATCGTGCCGGCCAAGGCGGCCAACCCCGAGGGCGGCATGGAGCAGCTGCGCATCATGCTCTCCGAGGCGTCGTCGAAGAACTTCACGGCCAAGGTGAAGTCGCTGACCGCCTACAACGGCGGCACCACCGGCATCACGCTCACGCCGGGGCTGAAGTCGGGTGTGGCGGCGCTGCAGCTGGCCGGGTCCAACGTGGTGAACCCGCGGCTTCAGGACTGGTATGTGCAGCTGCAGAAGGAGAAGATCGGCGTGGCCGGTCTCGGCGAGATGATGGCCGGCCGGCTCACCCCGGCCGAAGCCGTCAAGAAGATCCAGGGATTCGCCGACGAAGCGGCCAAGGACACCACCATCAAGCACTACAAGCACCAGTAGACAGCACCCCTGACCACACCGGAGTGGCGATGCAGCACGGCAAGTACCGGTTCATTGTGGGGTTTCTGGCATTGCCCCTGGGACTGTACGCGCTCTTCGTGGTATGGCCGTTCATCCAGTCCATTTACTACTCGTTCACGGACTGGACCGGCCTGAGCCCCGAATTCAAGATGGTCGGCTTCGACAACTACACGAGGATGATCCACGACGACATCTTCTGGAAGTCGCTGGAGCACAGTCTGCTGTTCGCCCTGGTGCTGCCACTGGTGACGATCAGTCTGGCGCTGTTCTTCGCCTTCATGATCAATGTGGGTGGACGCCGGAGGAGGGGCGGCCCCGCGATCTCGGGTGTGCGGGGCTCGTCCTTCTACAAGATCGTCTATTTCTTCCCGCAGGTGCTGTCCATCGCGATCGTCGCGCTGCTGTTCGCCTTCGCGTACAACCCGGACAGCGGCGCGATCAACTCGATCCTGCGGGGCATCGGCCTCGGCAGCGTCCAGCCGCTGTGGCTGGGCGATCCGAGCCTGGCGCTGTGGTGCGTGATGGCCGTGCTCGTCTGGTCCACGGTCGGCTTCTTCGTGGTCCTGTTCTCGGCGGGCATGGCCTCCATCCCCACCGAGCTGTACGAGTCGGCGCTGCTCGACGGTGCCGGCCGGGCCGCCACCTTCTTCCGGATCACCCTGCCGCTGCTGTGGGACACCGTGCAGTCCGGCTGGGTCTACATGGGCATCCTCGCGCTCGGCGCCGAGTCGTTCGCGGTCGTACAGATCATGACGACCGGACCGGGCGGGCCCGACTACTCGACCACAGTGCTGGTCCTGTACGTGTACCAGAAGGCGTTCCGGGACGGTCAGGCCGCCTACGCCACCACGATCGGTGTCGCCCTGCTCGTCGTCACGCTCGCCTTCGCGGCGATCGTGATGCGGCTGGGCCGTCGCGAGCGGCTGGAGTTCTGACAGATGAAGACGACCGAGACCCCCGCACCGCTGCCGGCCGAGTCCGGCGCGACCGTCTCCAAGATCGACGTACCGGTCCCGGGGCCCGCCGGAAAGAAGAGGGAGGGCGGTGTCCTCAACGTCTTCTCGCACGGCGTGCTGATCATCTGGGCGATCATGGTGGTCACGCCGCTGCTGTGGGCGGTGATGACGTCCTTCAAGTCCGACAGCTCCATCTTCTCCTCGCCCTGGTCGCTCCCGGACCACCTGCACTTCGACAACTGGTCGCGGGCCTGGACCCAGGCCAACATGAGCGACTACTTCCTCAACACCGTCCTGGTGGTCGGCGGCTCGCTCATCGGCACCCTGGTCCTCGGCTCCATGGCGGCCTATGTCCTCGCCCGCTTCGACTTCCCGGGCAACCGCTTCATCTACTACCTGTTCGTCGGCGGCATGAGCTTCCCGATCATGCTCGCGCTGGTCCCGCTGTTCTACGTCGTGAACAACATGGGGCTGCTGAACACGATCCACGGCCTGATCCTGGTCTACATCGCGTATTCGCTTCCGTTCACGGTCTTCTTCCTGACCGCTTTCTTCCGCACCCTGCCCACCTCGGTGGCGGAGGCGGCCTTCGTGGACGGCGCTTCGCACACGCGCACGTTCTTCCAGATCATGCTGCCCATGGCCAAGCCGGGCCTGATCAGCGTCGGCATCTTCAACTTCCTGGGCCAGTGGAACCAGTACATGCTGCCCACGGTCCTCAACACCGACCCCGACAAGAAGGTCCTCACCCAGGGCCTGGTCCAGCTGGCGGTCAGCCAGGGCTACAAGGGCGACTGGTCCGGCCTCTTCGCGGGTCTGGTGATGGCGATGCTGCCGGTGCTCGGGGCGTACATCGTCTTCCAGCGCCAGGTCGTCCAGGGCCTGACGGCGGGGGCGCTGAAGTAGTACTCCGACCTGTCGGGGTGACACCCCGTGACCGTCCGTGCGCACGCCGCTTCCGGCTTCCGGGGGCGGCGTGCGCCGCTGTGTGGAGAACCCCGATACGGTTCAACCTCTTGACGTAAGTCGCCCCGAACGGCTCAGCTTAGAGTTCACTAGTTGGACATACGCGGGGCCTCGCCGAAGCGGCCCCGCGCTCAGGAGGTCGTCGTGGAGACTCCAGGGTCGCAGTCGTCGCTGCACCGAGCCAACCTGGAGCGGGTCGTACGGGCCGTGCGCCTGGCCGGGTCCCTCACGCAGGCGGAGATCGCGCGGACGACCGGTCTGTCCGCCGCGACCGTCTCCAACATCGTGCGGGAGCTGAAGGACGGCGGAACCGTCGAGGTCACGCCCACGTCGGCGGGCGGCAGGCGGGCCCGCAGCGTCAGCTTGAGCGGGGACGCCGGCATCGTGATCGGCGTCGACTTCGGGCACACCCACATGCGCGTCGCGATCGGGAACCTCGCCCATCAGGTGCTGGCCGAGGAGTCCGAGCCGCTGGACGTCGACGCCTCCGCCGCGCAGGGCTTCGACCGGGCCGAGCAGCTGGTCAGCCGCCTGATCGCGGCCACCGGGGTGAACCGCTCCAAGGTGGCGGGCGTGGGGCTCGGCGTGCCGGGCCCGATCGACGTCGAGTCGGGGACGCTGGGATCGACCTCGATCCTGCCGGGCTGGGGCGGCACCAAACCCGCCGAGGAGCTGCGCGAGCGGCTCGGCGTGCCCGTGCACGTGGACAACGACGCCAACCTCGGTGCCCTCGGTGAGCTGGTCTGGGGCAGCGGAAAGGGCGTGCGCGACCTCGCCTACATCAAGGTCGCGAGCGGTGTCGGCGCCGGTCTGGTGATCGACGGGAAGATCTACCGCGGCCCGGGCGGCACAGCGGGTGAAATCGGGCACATCACCCTCGACGAGTCCGGCCCGGTCTGCCGCTGCGGCAACCGCGGCTGCCTGGAGACCTTCGCGGCCGCGCGGTACGTGCTGCCGCTGCTCCAGCCCAGCCACGGCGCCGACCTCACGCTCGAGGGTGTCGTACGGCTGGCCAGGGAGGGTGACCCGGGTTGCCGTCGGGTGATCGCCGACGTCGGCCGCCACATCGGCAGCGGCGTGGCCAATCTCTGCAATCTGCTCAATCCCAGCCGGGTGGTCCTCGGCGGTGATCTCGCCGAGGCCGGTGAGCTGGTGCTCGGGCCGATCAGGGAGTCCGTGGGGCGCTATGCCATCCCCAGCGCGGCACGCCAACTGTCCGTGCTTCCAGGGGCACTTGGCGGCCGTGCGGAGGTGCTCGGGGCGCTCGCCCTCGCGCTCAGCGAGATGGGCGATTCAACCCTTTTGGACGGGTCCGTTCCCGCGGCCACCCCTGTCTTCACTTAGATAACGGATGGCACCGTTGCCATCTCGTTAAGGATTTACTTCTTGACGTCGAACCAACGGCCGAGTTGACTTCCAGCCACCTCGGCCGCAACGACGCGGCCTCGTCAGGGAGGTTTCTGAAGTGAACGCACGTATGCGTCGTGCCGCCTTTGTCGTTGCCGCCGGTGCGATGGCTGTCTCGCTGGCCGCGTGTGGCAGCGCCAAGGAGTCGAAGGGCGGGGGCTCTTCCTCCTCGTCGTCCGCCAAGAAGGGCGACAACATCAAGGTCGGACTGCTCCTTCCGGAGAACAAGACCGCGCGTTACGAGAAGTTCGACCGGCCGCTGATCGAGAAGAAGATCAAGGAGCTGACGAACGGCAAGGCGACCATCGACTACAACAACGCCCGCCAGGACGCGAACCTGCAGGCCCAGCAGGTCGACACCATGATCACCAACAAGGTGGACGTCCTGATCGTGGACGCGGTGGACGCCAAGGCCATCCAGAACTCCGTGCAGAAGGCCGTGGACGCGGGCATCAAGGTCGTCGCCTACGACCGTCTCGCCGAGGGCCCGATCAGCGCCTACACCTCCTTCGACAACGAAGAGGTCGGCAAGACGCAGGGCCAGGCCCTGCTGAAGGCGCTGGGCAGCAAGGCCACCAAGTCCTCCAAGATCGTCATGGTCAACGGCTCCGTCACCGACCCGAACGCCGCCCAGTTCAAGAAGGGTGCCCACGAGGTCCTCGACGGCAAGGTCACGATCGCCAAGGAGTACGACACCAAGGAGTGGTCGCCGGACAACGCCAACTCCGAGATGGAGGCGGCGATCTCCGCGGTCGGCAAGAACAACATCGCGGGTGTCTACTCCGCCAACGACGGCATGGCCGGCGGTATCATCACCGCCCTCAGCGCCGCCGGCGTCAAGGTCCCGGTCACCGGCCAGGACGCCGAGCTGGCCGGTGTGCAGCGCATCGTCGCCGGTTCGCAGTACATGAGCGTCTTCAAGTCGTACCCGCAGGAGGCGAACGTCGCCGCGGAGATGGCCGTCGCGCTCGCCCAGGGCAAGCCGCTGGACTCCATCGCCAAGGACAAGGTCTCCAGCACCTCCCAGAAGGACGTCCCCTCGGTCCTCGT
This region includes:
- a CDS encoding carbohydrate ABC transporter permease, with translation MQHGKYRFIVGFLALPLGLYALFVVWPFIQSIYYSFTDWTGLSPEFKMVGFDNYTRMIHDDIFWKSLEHSLLFALVLPLVTISLALFFAFMINVGGRRRRGGPAISGVRGSSFYKIVYFFPQVLSIAIVALLFAFAYNPDSGAINSILRGIGLGSVQPLWLGDPSLALWCVMAVLVWSTVGFFVVLFSAGMASIPTELYESALLDGAGRAATFFRITLPLLWDTVQSGWVYMGILALGAESFAVVQIMTTGPGGPDYSTTVLVLYVYQKAFRDGQAAYATTIGVALLVVTLAFAAIVMRLGRRERLEF
- a CDS encoding carbohydrate ABC transporter permease; amino-acid sequence: MKTTETPAPLPAESGATVSKIDVPVPGPAGKKREGGVLNVFSHGVLIIWAIMVVTPLLWAVMTSFKSDSSIFSSPWSLPDHLHFDNWSRAWTQANMSDYFLNTVLVVGGSLIGTLVLGSMAAYVLARFDFPGNRFIYYLFVGGMSFPIMLALVPLFYVVNNMGLLNTIHGLILVYIAYSLPFTVFFLTAFFRTLPTSVAEAAFVDGASHTRTFFQIMLPMAKPGLISVGIFNFLGQWNQYMLPTVLNTDPDKKVLTQGLVQLAVSQGYKGDWSGLFAGLVMAMLPVLGAYIVFQRQVVQGLTAGALK
- a CDS encoding substrate-binding domain-containing protein; the encoded protein is MRRAAFVVAAGAMAVSLAACGSAKESKGGGSSSSSSAKKGDNIKVGLLLPENKTARYEKFDRPLIEKKIKELTNGKATIDYNNARQDANLQAQQVDTMITNKVDVLIVDAVDAKAIQNSVQKAVDAGIKVVAYDRLAEGPISAYTSFDNEEVGKTQGQALLKALGSKATKSSKIVMVNGSVTDPNAAQFKKGAHEVLDGKVTIAKEYDTKEWSPDNANSEMEAAISAVGKNNIAGVYSANDGMAGGIITALSAAGVKVPVTGQDAELAGVQRIVAGSQYMSVFKSYPQEANVAAEMAVALAQGKPLDSIAKDKVSSTSQKDVPSVLVPVVSLTQDNIKDTVIKQGYYTVADICTADYKAACDKLGLK
- the ngcE gene encoding N-acetylglucosamine/diacetylchitobiose ABC transporter substrate-binding protein, coding for MGSTSNNSAEGVGRRDLIKRSAALGLVAAPGMGLLSACASSGGGGQKKDKAGKKTAKNPLGVNDTAKMEFVLFDGGFGQEYAQDAVKIYQKDFPKATVKFSATQKIQSTLQPRFNQGNPPDLIDNSGAEQMDMGVLVGKNQLTDLTPLLDAPSYDDPGKKVRDTLRPGIVEMGQFDGNPVWIMYYAYTVYGVWYSQKALDSLDAEYPKTWDEMLAVCEKAKKKGMAGWTYAGKYPYYLPFSLYPMIGKVGGREVLDAIDNLEPNAWKHPAVKACFEAYYELYKKGYVLKGTPGLDHIQSQTAWAKGEALFIPNGSWVENESANVIPKDFNLAVSAPSGIDASDKLPFGTIWASGGEPFIVPAKAANPEGGMEQLRIMLSEASSKNFTAKVKSLTAYNGGTTGITLTPGLKSGVAALQLAGSNVVNPRLQDWYVQLQKEKIGVAGLGEMMAGRLTPAEAVKKIQGFADEAAKDTTIKHYKHQ
- a CDS encoding ROK family transcriptional regulator, coding for METPGSQSSLHRANLERVVRAVRLAGSLTQAEIARTTGLSAATVSNIVRELKDGGTVEVTPTSAGGRRARSVSLSGDAGIVIGVDFGHTHMRVAIGNLAHQVLAEESEPLDVDASAAQGFDRAEQLVSRLIAATGVNRSKVAGVGLGVPGPIDVESGTLGSTSILPGWGGTKPAEELRERLGVPVHVDNDANLGALGELVWGSGKGVRDLAYIKVASGVGAGLVIDGKIYRGPGGTAGEIGHITLDESGPVCRCGNRGCLETFAAARYVLPLLQPSHGADLTLEGVVRLAREGDPGCRRVIADVGRHIGSGVANLCNLLNPSRVVLGGDLAEAGELVLGPIRESVGRYAIPSAARQLSVLPGALGGRAEVLGALALALSEMGDSTLLDGSVPAATPVFT